In one window of Spartinivicinus marinus DNA:
- a CDS encoding heme-binding protein codes for MDRPTADFANLIKKKPELAGLRDMDPNILILGGGLPINANGQKIGGIGVGGAPGGILIKLVHKRL; via the coding sequence ATGGACAGACCCACAGCAGATTTTGCTAACCTTATAAAAAAGAAACCAGAACTAGCTGGGTTACGTGATATGGACCCGAACATCTTAATTTTAGGGGGAGGATTACCAATTAACGCTAATGGCCAAAAAATTGGAGGCATTGGTGTTGGCGGAGCACCGGGGGGCATCTTGATCAAGCTTGTGCACAAGCGGCTTTAG
- a CDS encoding M12 family metallo-peptidase produces the protein MLKKIFSVSCLSLAVSSAYAIETIDIAILYTPEAEQKIGNVSHWKDDKNKRGNIKLYIDYIINHANLVLENSQANLRVRALPIKNPVIKGISNREFLRKSCINIVRDYQGNETQQDIEDCRDTSLNWLKENSRVQEIKKKYGADLVSVIVDKSWGTCGLGNLAHYKYSRRSGNRWVPDTSSGLNSNATYSWIGSRCSADALIHEIGHNLGLSHGFRRRDGSIEAGTIVHSARGYRVPGQFATIMSYTGQNTPHVNYFSSPYLKAQLKTGGYVTPSDGIANSVQGIKTVAKEIANFMPTVVTAGEPTPKPSEPKQPPVQPTPPKKPKPKPPVTNNPVPPTAKPPVDPTPVPPVTGPESPSKPTTCTVKIRLPFNLSKWFPMSGFNSFGGGYMNPVSVEGENCQSILNSINSIWGLFKGMIYKISGNNWYKGISQDVTQQLRPNHSLRFSAQMAINSNQSMRRWGVAMIKMEYGNGKPTTYRRVAQRSLTSGYFSKISGKIRVSDEEYVGLQKASLVFMTPNNNQGFYFRQGRIRN, from the coding sequence ATGTTAAAAAAAATATTTTCCGTTTCCTGTTTATCGTTGGCAGTCTCATCTGCATATGCCATTGAGACTATTGATATAGCTATATTGTACACACCTGAGGCAGAGCAAAAGATTGGCAATGTTTCACATTGGAAAGATGATAAAAATAAACGAGGAAATATTAAGTTATATATTGATTATATTATTAATCATGCCAACTTGGTATTGGAAAATAGTCAGGCAAATTTGCGTGTTAGAGCGTTACCTATTAAAAATCCTGTGATTAAAGGGATTAGTAATAGGGAGTTTTTAAGAAAAAGTTGTATAAATATAGTGCGGGATTATCAAGGTAATGAAACTCAGCAAGATATAGAAGACTGTCGTGATACTTCATTAAATTGGCTAAAGGAAAATTCAAGGGTTCAGGAAATTAAGAAAAAATACGGAGCAGACTTAGTTTCTGTTATTGTTGATAAATCCTGGGGAACATGTGGGCTTGGTAACTTGGCCCATTATAAGTATAGTCGTAGAAGTGGTAATCGATGGGTACCTGATACATCAAGTGGGTTAAATAGTAATGCAACATATAGTTGGATTGGTTCAAGATGTAGTGCGGATGCCTTAATACATGAAATTGGGCATAATCTAGGCTTAAGTCATGGTTTTAGAAGGCGTGATGGATCTATTGAGGCAGGGACTATTGTTCATTCTGCTAGAGGCTATCGAGTACCAGGACAGTTTGCAACAATCATGTCCTATACAGGCCAGAATACACCTCATGTTAATTATTTTTCTAGTCCATATTTAAAAGCCCAGTTGAAAACTGGTGGCTATGTTACGCCTAGTGATGGTATTGCAAACTCAGTACAAGGCATTAAAACAGTAGCAAAGGAAATAGCTAATTTCATGCCCACAGTCGTTACGGCTGGGGAGCCAACACCAAAGCCAAGCGAGCCTAAACAGCCTCCAGTACAGCCAACTCCACCGAAAAAGCCAAAACCGAAACCACCTGTTACTAACAATCCTGTTCCACCTACTGCTAAACCCCCGGTTGATCCAACACCAGTGCCACCAGTTACAGGGCCAGAAAGCCCATCTAAACCGACAACCTGTACAGTTAAAATACGGCTGCCATTTAACCTAAGTAAATGGTTTCCCATGAGTGGATTTAACTCATTTGGTGGCGGCTATATGAATCCTGTTAGTGTGGAAGGAGAAAACTGTCAGTCTATATTAAACAGCATTAACTCAATTTGGGGGCTGTTTAAAGGCATGATTTATAAAATATCTGGTAATAACTGGTACAAAGGTATTAGTCAGGATGTCACCCAACAGTTGCGTCCTAATCACAGCCTGCGTTTTAGTGCCCAAATGGCTATTAATAGTAACCAGTCAATGCGGCGCTGGGGAGTTGCAATGATAAAAATGGAATACGGCAATGGTAAACCTACTACATACCGTCGTGTAGCACAGCGAAGTTTGACTTCTGGTTATTTTTCTAAAATATCAGGCAAGATTCGTGTAAGTGATGAAGAGTACGTGGGTTTACAAAAAGCTAGTCTGGTATTTATGACACCAAATAATAACCAAGGCTTCTATTTCCGTCAGGGGCGGATTCGTAACTGA